One part of the Dyadobacter sp. 676 genome encodes these proteins:
- the queG gene encoding tRNA epoxyqueuosine(34) reductase QueG, whose product MTAADIVAQERSRFIKAKALENGFDFCGISKAEFLESEAPRLEKWLSLNHHGAMAYMANHFDKRLDPTRLVEGARSVISVLLNYYPEERLPEGDEDLKISKYAYGTDYHYVLKEKLGALLAAIHEEVGEVNGRIFVDSAPVMDKAWAAKSGLGWIGKHSNLLNREMGSFFFIGEIICDLDLAPDSATGDYCGTCTRCIDACPTDAITEPFVVDGSKCISYYTIELKDAIPEDVRGKFNNWIFGCDVCQDVCPWNRFARPHRTMEFNLPEQLSDFSNGDWQEITEEIFREIFRRSPIKRAKYAGLKRNIEFVISGE is encoded by the coding sequence ATGACGGCAGCAGATATTGTAGCGCAGGAGAGGAGTCGGTTTATCAAGGCAAAAGCCCTTGAGAACGGCTTTGATTTCTGTGGTATTTCAAAGGCGGAGTTTCTGGAGAGCGAAGCCCCGCGCCTCGAAAAATGGCTGTCGCTCAACCATCACGGCGCCATGGCTTACATGGCCAACCACTTCGACAAGCGTCTCGATCCTACCAGGCTCGTAGAAGGCGCCAGGAGTGTTATTTCGGTATTGCTCAACTACTATCCGGAGGAACGGCTTCCCGAAGGCGACGAAGATCTCAAAATCTCGAAATACGCCTATGGAACAGATTATCATTATGTATTGAAGGAGAAACTGGGTGCATTACTGGCCGCCATTCACGAAGAGGTGGGGGAGGTGAATGGCCGCATTTTCGTTGATTCCGCGCCGGTAATGGACAAAGCCTGGGCGGCAAAAAGCGGTTTGGGCTGGATCGGGAAGCATTCGAATCTGCTCAACCGGGAAATGGGAAGCTTTTTCTTTATCGGGGAAATCATCTGCGATCTCGACCTCGCGCCGGACAGCGCCACGGGCGACTACTGCGGCACCTGCACCAGATGCATCGATGCCTGTCCGACCGACGCCATTACCGAACCTTTTGTGGTGGACGGCAGCAAATGCATCAGCTACTACACCATCGAGTTGAAGGACGCAATTCCGGAGGACGTACGGGGAAAATTTAACAATTGGATATTCGGTTGCGACGTGTGCCAGGACGTGTGTCCGTGGAACCGTTTCGCGCGTCCGCACAGGACTATGGAGTTCAATTTACCAGAGCAGCTTTCCGACTTTTCAAACGGCGACTGGCAGGAGATAACAGAAGAAATATTTCGTGAAATCTTTCGAAGATCGCCCATAAAAAGGGCCAAATATGCCGGTTTGAAGCGAAATATCGAATTTGTCATATCCGGTGAATAA
- a CDS encoding DUF1761 domain-containing protein has product MRKQSVNLWAVLVCVVIGQVIPALWYSAFSEQWMALNGFTMEQIKSANSPVPYLASIVSTSFMAYTMAWVFTKIPVKSFITGFLVGLLFGIVFVLFETIVKDMFSMRPLALSLINGGVSVIVYALTGAILGAWRKYE; this is encoded by the coding sequence ATGAGAAAACAATCTGTCAATCTTTGGGCCGTACTGGTATGTGTGGTGATAGGTCAGGTGATACCAGCTTTGTGGTATAGCGCGTTTTCAGAACAGTGGATGGCCTTGAACGGCTTCACCATGGAGCAAATCAAATCGGCCAACAGCCCGGTCCCTTATCTTGCCAGTATTGTTTCAACCTCTTTCATGGCTTACACCATGGCCTGGGTCTTTACCAAAATTCCCGTCAAATCCTTCATAACCGGTTTTCTTGTCGGCCTGTTGTTCGGGATCGTCTTCGTTTTGTTTGAAACGATCGTGAAGGACATGTTTTCGATGCGTCCGCTGGCGCTTTCACTGATCAACGGCGGTGTGAGCGTGATCGTGTACGCACTCACGGGCGCGATCCTGGGCGCCTGGCGCAAATATGAGTAA
- a CDS encoding nucleotide exchange factor GrpE, translated as MPENTEFNIDQDKNYEMNEDKASLETDNLVNEENSENSNTVPLDNAGEEITGEAPSGEASSAEAPAIDPLDAAKAEIAELKDKYLRLYADFENFRRRTAKEKLEMISGASADMVKLILPIVDDFERAKVSFESSTDVDALREGVDLIYNKLFKALESKGLKAMESKGADFDAEIHESIAQFPAPSEDLKGKVIDEIEKGYYLNDKVIRYAKVIVGA; from the coding sequence ATGCCAGAAAATACAGAATTCAACATAGATCAAGACAAAAATTACGAAATGAACGAGGATAAAGCTTCATTGGAAACTGACAATCTGGTAAACGAAGAAAATTCCGAAAATTCCAACACCGTACCCCTGGACAACGCAGGAGAGGAGATTACTGGTGAGGCGCCCTCCGGTGAGGCCTCCTCGGCCGAAGCTCCAGCCATTGATCCGCTGGATGCGGCAAAAGCGGAAATCGCCGAGCTGAAAGACAAATACCTCCGCCTTTATGCAGATTTTGAAAATTTCCGCCGTCGCACCGCGAAGGAAAAACTGGAAATGATCTCCGGAGCAAGCGCCGACATGGTGAAGCTCATTCTCCCCATCGTCGACGATTTCGAACGTGCCAAGGTCTCCTTTGAATCGTCTACCGACGTCGATGCATTGAGAGAAGGCGTCGACCTTATTTATAACAAGCTCTTCAAGGCCCTCGAATCCAAAGGTCTGAAAGCCATGGAGTCGAAAGGTGCTGATTTCGATGCCGAAATTCATGAATCCATCGCACAGTTCCCTGCTCCTTCGGAGGACCTGAAAGGAAAGGTCATCGATGAGATCGAAAAAGGATATTACCTGAACGACAAGGTCATTCGCTACGCCAAAGTAATCGTGGGCGCCTGA
- a CDS encoding SusC/RagA family TonB-linked outer membrane protein: MSKALQCVLLTLLSVVLLINASHAQDRQVTGKVNDENGAGIPGANVLIKGTTRGTNTDAEGNFSLNMSGAGTLIVSSVGYTSKEVEVSANMTNVTVSMDADVRNLGEVVVTALGISKEQKTLSYATQMINTDNFSKARELNVANSLSGRVAGLDIVRSSSGVGGSSRIVLRGDRSITGNNQALIVVDGVPIDNSNFSPGNANGGRDASDGLSSINPDDIESINVLRGASATALYGSRAANGALLITTKRGAVRKGIGVNINSTFQAERAMILQDFQNVYGQGVDGNKIQPNSEFSWGPKMEGQQVPAWGPDPANAGKTYAYSPNPDSYKDFYSTGTSLANSVSLTAGTEKIQTYFSYTNTTARGIVSNNKLSRHNFNLRLSSQITSKLSFDGKVTYLSEKINNRQQTGESFANLQRHILRLPRSISLDQAKQFEYVVPATGRVRQNYWNPGSNGGQNPYWIKNRVLALDNRDRIYGFTQLNYKITDWFTLMGRAGYDKYIDKFEGKWYTDTYTIADFGDYQTNWRDNSELNLDLFGLISKQFGGDFRLEATVGGNILKRDYINHQTLNNGLNRDNLFVTTNARNSVTNRDVRQTRKQGVFASADFIWRDALTISGSARNDWSSTLPKANQSYFFPSVGVAAVLTSLFDLPQAISFAKIRGSYALTGNDASPHLLAQTYSYVAGGNTGYIVRDNVKPFPVLKPEMTTAQEIGLEAKFLNNRIGFDLTLYNSNSKNQLFQVPLSPASGWSFEYINAGNVRNRGIELMLNLVPVRAGNFTWNLDLNYARNINKVIKLSDRLSTLTLASDFMNFMRAEEGRALGQIYSRGFQRDAQGRIIVDSKGIPLVTSGTTVPLGTSRPSWTGGVTNRFSYKGFNFSFLVSGRIGGVVTSFTNAVIYADGVTKETLAGREGMVVEGVREDGSPNTVKTTAEAYWKFVGGRNTPIGEAFTYSASNIRMREMTLGYSLPQSVIGKSAFQNVSLSLVGRNLFFIMNKAKGFDPELVAGSANTTVGLESFSMPSTRSVGVNLTLTF, encoded by the coding sequence ATGAGCAAAGCTTTACAGTGTGTGCTGCTGACATTACTGTCGGTAGTGCTATTGATTAACGCGTCGCATGCCCAGGACCGGCAGGTTACCGGGAAGGTGAACGACGAAAACGGGGCCGGGATTCCCGGCGCCAATGTCCTGATCAAAGGGACTACGAGGGGAACGAACACGGATGCGGAAGGAAATTTCAGTTTGAATATGAGCGGCGCCGGAACGCTGATTGTTTCTTCGGTGGGTTATACGTCCAAGGAAGTGGAAGTATCGGCCAACATGACCAACGTTACGGTTTCGATGGACGCGGACGTCCGGAACCTGGGCGAGGTGGTCGTAACGGCGCTGGGTATCAGCAAGGAGCAGAAGACGCTGAGCTATGCAACCCAGATGATCAATACCGATAATTTCTCGAAAGCCCGCGAATTGAACGTGGCCAATTCGCTTTCCGGCCGTGTGGCCGGTCTCGATATCGTCCGCTCTTCTTCCGGTGTAGGCGGTTCCAGCCGGATCGTATTGCGGGGCGACCGCTCCATTACAGGCAACAATCAGGCGTTGATCGTCGTGGACGGCGTACCTATCGATAATTCCAACTTTAGTCCCGGCAACGCCAACGGCGGCCGTGATGCAAGCGACGGTCTTTCGAGTATCAACCCCGACGACATCGAGTCGATCAACGTATTGAGGGGAGCGTCGGCAACGGCGCTGTACGGTAGCCGTGCGGCAAATGGCGCGTTACTGATCACGACCAAGAGAGGGGCTGTGCGGAAAGGGATCGGGGTTAACATTAACAGCACTTTCCAGGCCGAGCGCGCTATGATTCTTCAGGATTTCCAGAATGTGTACGGGCAGGGGGTTGACGGTAATAAAATCCAGCCTAACAGCGAATTCAGCTGGGGGCCAAAAATGGAAGGCCAGCAGGTGCCCGCCTGGGGCCCTGATCCAGCGAATGCAGGAAAGACGTACGCCTATTCCCCGAATCCCGATTCCTATAAAGATTTCTACTCTACCGGAACTTCCCTTGCAAATTCGGTTTCCCTTACTGCCGGGACCGAAAAAATACAGACTTACTTTTCCTACACCAATACCACGGCCAGGGGAATCGTATCTAATAACAAGTTGAGCCGTCATAACTTCAATCTCCGTTTGTCGAGCCAGATCACAAGCAAACTGAGCTTTGACGGCAAAGTGACTTATCTGAGCGAAAAGATCAACAACCGTCAACAGACCGGAGAATCGTTTGCGAACCTGCAACGCCATATCCTTCGCTTACCCAGAAGCATTTCGCTCGATCAGGCCAAGCAATTCGAATACGTTGTGCCGGCGACGGGCCGGGTTCGGCAAAATTACTGGAACCCGGGTTCCAATGGCGGACAAAACCCGTACTGGATCAAGAACCGGGTACTTGCGCTGGATAACCGCGACCGGATTTACGGCTTTACGCAGTTGAATTATAAAATCACCGACTGGTTTACGCTGATGGGCCGGGCAGGATACGATAAATACATCGATAAATTTGAAGGTAAGTGGTATACCGACACCTATACAATCGCCGATTTTGGTGACTATCAAACCAATTGGCGGGACAACTCCGAATTGAACCTGGATTTGTTCGGATTGATCAGCAAGCAGTTCGGCGGGGATTTCAGATTGGAAGCGACTGTCGGTGGAAATATTCTGAAAAGAGACTACATAAACCATCAGACACTCAATAACGGATTGAACCGGGACAATCTGTTTGTGACAACGAACGCGAGAAACTCCGTCACTAACCGCGACGTCAGACAAACCCGAAAACAGGGTGTATTTGCGTCTGCGGACTTTATCTGGCGTGACGCTCTCACCATTTCCGGTTCGGCCCGGAACGACTGGTCGTCGACGTTGCCAAAGGCCAATCAGTCCTATTTCTTTCCGTCGGTGGGTGTGGCCGCTGTCCTGACGAGCCTTTTCGATTTGCCTCAGGCCATTTCGTTTGCCAAAATCAGGGGAAGCTATGCCCTGACCGGTAACGACGCCTCGCCTCATTTGCTGGCACAAACCTACTCCTACGTTGCGGGTGGGAACACCGGTTATATTGTCCGCGACAATGTAAAGCCATTCCCCGTTCTGAAACCGGAAATGACTACCGCACAGGAAATAGGTCTGGAAGCAAAATTCCTTAATAACCGGATTGGATTCGACCTGACTTTATATAATAGTAACTCCAAAAACCAGCTATTCCAGGTTCCGCTGTCGCCGGCCTCCGGTTGGAGCTTTGAATACATCAATGCGGGTAATGTCAGAAACCGGGGCATCGAGCTGATGTTGAACCTGGTTCCGGTAAGAGCGGGAAATTTTACCTGGAACCTGGATTTGAATTATGCAAGGAACATTAATAAGGTTATCAAATTATCGGACAGGCTTAGCACGCTGACATTGGCAAGTGATTTTATGAATTTCATGCGGGCAGAAGAGGGCCGGGCTCTTGGTCAGATTTACAGCCGCGGTTTCCAGCGGGATGCTCAAGGCAGAATTATTGTGGATAGTAAAGGCATTCCGCTCGTAACGTCGGGAACGACGGTGCCGCTCGGAACTTCCCGCCCTTCATGGACAGGTGGCGTTACAAACCGATTCTCCTACAAAGGCTTCAATTTCAGTTTCCTGGTAAGCGGCAGGATCGGCGGTGTGGTAACCTCATTCACCAACGCGGTAATTTATGCGGACGGTGTGACGAAGGAGACACTGGCCGGACGTGAAGGTATGGTAGTAGAAGGTGTACGAGAGGACGGTAGCCCGAACACGGTTAAGACCACAGCCGAAGCATACTGGAAATTTGTAGGCGGCCGGAATACGCCGATCGGCGAGGCATTTACTTACAGTGCGTCTAACATTCGCATGCGGGAAATGACGCTGGGGTATAGTTTGCCGCAAAGCGTCATCGGCAAGTCTGCATTCCAGAACGTATCCCTGTCGCTGGTGGGGCGCAACCTGTTCTTTATCATGAATAAGGCGAAAGGGTTTGATCCCGAGCTGGTCGCTGGCTCGGCAAACACTACCGTGGGTCTTGAATCGTTTTCGATGCCTTCTACCCGCTCCGTCGGCGTAAA
- the dnaJ gene encoding molecular chaperone DnaJ, producing MAKKRDYYEVLGVDRGASADDIKKAYRKLAIKFHPDKNPDDPTAEDKFKEAAEAYSVLSDDSKRQRYDKFGHAGVGGASGGGAGGFGGGFTMDDIFSQFGDIFGDSSPFGDIFGRQGGNGRRVRRGSDLRIKLKLNLEEVANGVEKKIKVKRHVTCNTCGGNGAKNGTSLTNCGTCNGTGQVRKVVSTMLGQMVSTSTCPTCNGDGKIISERCESCAGEGRLLQDDLITLNIPGGVAEGMQLSMSGKGNVPARGGVAGDLLIVIEEEEDPLLKRDGNNVVFDMHLSFIDAALGTSVEIPTIDGKARINIESGTQAGKILRLKGKGIKDLNGYGKGDQLVHINVWTPQQLTADERSTLESLRHSPNFQPKPGKNEKGFFDKMKDFFH from the coding sequence ATGGCAAAGAAAAGAGATTATTACGAAGTCCTTGGGGTGGATCGTGGCGCCTCCGCGGATGACATCAAAAAAGCTTACCGCAAGCTCGCGATCAAATTCCACCCGGACAAGAACCCCGACGACCCTACGGCCGAGGACAAGTTCAAAGAAGCGGCGGAGGCATACAGCGTTCTGAGCGACGATAGCAAACGTCAGCGTTACGACAAGTTCGGTCACGCCGGTGTAGGCGGTGCGTCGGGAGGCGGAGCAGGCGGCTTCGGCGGCGGCTTCACGATGGACGATATTTTCTCACAGTTCGGCGATATTTTCGGGGATAGCAGCCCGTTCGGTGATATTTTCGGCCGCCAGGGCGGAAATGGCCGTCGCGTCCGCCGGGGTTCCGACCTTCGGATCAAGCTGAAACTGAACCTGGAAGAGGTCGCGAACGGCGTTGAGAAAAAAATCAAGGTAAAAAGACACGTTACCTGCAACACATGCGGTGGCAACGGGGCTAAAAACGGCACGTCGCTCACTAACTGCGGCACATGTAACGGAACCGGCCAGGTCCGCAAAGTGGTGAGCACCATGCTCGGTCAGATGGTTTCGACCAGCACCTGCCCTACCTGCAACGGCGACGGTAAAATCATCAGCGAACGTTGTGAATCCTGCGCGGGTGAAGGCCGGTTGTTGCAAGACGACCTGATCACGCTCAATATTCCCGGTGGTGTGGCCGAAGGAATGCAACTCTCGATGTCGGGCAAAGGGAATGTTCCAGCGCGCGGGGGCGTAGCAGGCGACCTGCTGATCGTCATAGAAGAAGAAGAGGATCCATTACTGAAAAGGGACGGCAACAATGTGGTGTTCGACATGCATTTGAGCTTTATCGATGCGGCACTCGGTACTTCGGTTGAAATACCGACCATCGACGGCAAGGCGCGCATCAATATCGAGTCGGGCACGCAGGCCGGTAAAATTCTGCGCCTTAAAGGTAAGGGTATCAAGGACCTGAACGGTTACGGGAAGGGCGACCAGCTGGTGCACATCAACGTGTGGACGCCGCAGCAACTGACTGCCGACGAGCGCTCAACGCTTGAATCGCTCCGTCATTCGCCGAACTTCCAGCCCAAGCCGGGCAAGAACGAGAAAGGATTTTTCGATAAAATGAAAGATTTCTTCCATTGA
- a CDS encoding DUF2723 domain-containing protein, whose translation MTRFNRTNNLTGWIVFAIAFITYALTVERTASFWDCGEFIACAFKLQVPHPPGAPFFLLIGRIFSLFALGDLLKVAYWVNMVSVLSSAFTILFLFWTITLLVRKLVAKSDEELTQADTLLVMGAGIVGSLAYTWSDSFWFSAVEAEVYGLSSFFTAIVIWAVFKWERIQDPAAENRWLILIAYLVGLSIGVHLLNLVTIPALALVYYFKKYQKTSVLGGIFAFVGGLVVLGIINSGIIPGLPSVAGKFEIFFVNTLGLPYKSGVIFFIILFIGTLIWGIRFSQKKGNVLLNTSLLSLAFVLIGYASYLMVLVRAEYNPPINENNPNDVLSFVSYLKREQYGSRPLLYGPSFVSRPVSQKRGAPMYRKQDGKYVIYDYRPEYEYEPGANMLLPRMYSTQPGHPQLYMQMTGLAEGQKPTMAHNLSFMFSYQIGHMYWRYFLWNFVGRESDEEGAGNMTPWDVSTKYPEPIAKNKAHDNYYMLPFLLGLFGIVICYFRQKRDLLVLALLFILTGVALVVYLNSPPTEPRERDYIYVGSFYIFCIWIGYGVIAIADAIGKFVKAGTARAGVATALGLVVPVIMGAKGWDNHNRDHRYHSVDFAKNLLNSCAPNAILFTGGDNDTFPLWYVQEVEGFRTDVRVCNLSLLGTDWYIDQMKRRTYKSEALPISLDKNNYAFGKNDIVPFYEIPSVKSGINLKEYLGLVKQENKAIQVPLTSGDMTSILPSSVLFLPVDAEAVKKMGIIKNDLLPFVSDSISWTIGKGDLYKSDLIMLDIIASNDWKRPIYFSSTLGGSSYLNLKEYMQLEGYAYRLLPVKVPGASDGYVNADVMYNNMMNKMFWRELDNPNTYYDNTYLGSPVATARIAFLRLAGQLIADGRKEEAKKAIERSLTTMPDKSIPYDQFSANFIGPLFDLGETKKALEIAETMATRADEVLTWAKDNSTTRRRDSNVYLYILQVIVQECRDAKQEAAAKKYEAIFQKHLAAFNMYGGGQ comes from the coding sequence ATGACCCGTTTCAACCGTACCAACAACCTTACGGGTTGGATAGTCTTTGCTATTGCATTCATCACATATGCCCTCACAGTCGAGCGTACTGCCAGTTTCTGGGATTGTGGGGAATTTATAGCCTGTGCATTCAAATTACAGGTGCCGCACCCGCCGGGCGCGCCGTTCTTCCTGTTGATTGGCCGTATTTTCTCCCTTTTTGCTTTGGGCGATTTGCTGAAAGTAGCTTATTGGGTCAACATGGTTTCGGTGCTCAGCAGCGCGTTTACGATCCTGTTCCTTTTCTGGACCATTACCTTGCTGGTCCGTAAGCTGGTTGCGAAAAGCGATGAAGAGCTGACTCAGGCTGATACCCTCTTGGTAATGGGAGCCGGTATCGTTGGTTCGCTTGCCTATACCTGGTCGGATTCGTTTTGGTTTTCCGCAGTGGAGGCAGAGGTTTATGGTTTGTCATCTTTCTTTACCGCCATTGTAATCTGGGCGGTATTCAAATGGGAGCGGATCCAGGACCCTGCTGCCGAAAACCGCTGGTTGATTCTGATCGCCTATCTCGTAGGGCTTTCCATCGGCGTCCACTTGCTGAACCTGGTTACGATTCCGGCGCTTGCATTGGTCTACTATTTTAAGAAATACCAGAAAACAAGTGTATTGGGAGGCATTTTTGCGTTTGTAGGTGGATTGGTGGTACTGGGAATCATCAACTCGGGTATCATACCGGGACTGCCTAGCGTCGCAGGGAAATTTGAGATATTCTTTGTCAATACTTTGGGATTGCCCTACAAATCCGGGGTGATCTTTTTCATAATATTGTTCATCGGCACGCTGATCTGGGGAATCCGTTTTTCCCAGAAGAAAGGCAATGTGCTGCTCAATACGAGCTTGCTTTCGCTTGCCTTTGTGTTGATCGGATATGCCAGCTACCTGATGGTGTTGGTACGCGCCGAGTACAACCCGCCCATTAACGAAAACAACCCTAACGACGTCCTGAGCTTCGTTTCCTATCTGAAACGGGAGCAATATGGCAGCCGTCCATTGCTTTACGGGCCGTCTTTTGTTTCACGTCCGGTAAGCCAGAAACGCGGTGCGCCGATGTACCGCAAGCAGGATGGGAAATATGTGATTTACGACTACCGTCCGGAGTATGAATATGAGCCGGGTGCCAATATGCTGCTGCCTCGTATGTACAGCACTCAGCCGGGTCACCCACAGTTGTATATGCAAATGACCGGCCTGGCGGAAGGTCAAAAACCGACCATGGCGCACAACCTTTCTTTCATGTTCTCCTATCAGATCGGGCATATGTACTGGCGGTATTTTCTGTGGAACTTCGTCGGACGGGAAAGTGATGAAGAAGGTGCGGGCAATATGACTCCCTGGGATGTTTCTACAAAATACCCCGAGCCCATCGCGAAGAATAAAGCGCATGACAATTATTACATGCTGCCATTCCTGCTCGGATTGTTCGGTATCGTCATTTGCTATTTCCGCCAGAAGCGCGACCTGCTGGTTTTGGCTTTGTTGTTCATCCTGACGGGCGTGGCACTGGTAGTTTACCTGAACTCGCCACCCACTGAACCTCGCGAACGTGACTATATTTATGTCGGTTCGTTCTATATTTTCTGTATCTGGATCGGTTACGGTGTTATTGCCATCGCGGATGCGATAGGGAAGTTTGTGAAAGCCGGTACCGCCCGCGCGGGGGTTGCTACGGCGCTCGGTTTGGTGGTGCCGGTTATTATGGGCGCCAAAGGTTGGGACAACCACAACCGCGACCACCGTTATCATTCGGTTGATTTTGCCAAAAACCTGCTAAACTCCTGCGCTCCGAATGCGATTCTCTTCACAGGCGGGGATAACGATACATTCCCGTTGTGGTACGTGCAGGAAGTGGAAGGCTTCCGTACGGACGTGCGTGTGTGTAACCTGAGCCTCCTCGGTACCGACTGGTACATCGACCAGATGAAACGCCGCACCTACAAATCGGAGGCGCTGCCGATCTCGCTCGACAAGAACAACTATGCATTCGGGAAGAACGACATCGTGCCTTTTTATGAAATCCCAAGCGTGAAATCGGGTATTAACCTGAAAGAATATCTCGGCTTGGTGAAGCAGGAAAACAAGGCCATTCAAGTGCCGTTGACCAGCGGCGACATGACGTCCATTCTGCCTTCGTCGGTGCTGTTCCTGCCTGTGGATGCGGAGGCTGTGAAGAAAATGGGTATTATCAAAAATGACCTTCTTCCATTCGTGAGCGATTCCATCAGCTGGACCATCGGTAAAGGCGATTTGTACAAATCAGACCTGATCATGCTGGATATCATCGCGTCCAACGACTGGAAACGTCCTATTTACTTCTCGTCGACGCTTGGCGGATCGAGTTACCTGAACCTGAAAGAATACATGCAGCTCGAAGGTTATGCTTACCGCCTGTTGCCTGTAAAAGTACCCGGTGCGAGCGATGGTTACGTGAATGCCGACGTGATGTACAATAATATGATGAACAAAATGTTCTGGCGCGAGCTCGACAACCCGAACACTTATTACGATAATACTTATCTCGGCTCACCGGTGGCGACGGCACGTATCGCATTCCTGCGCCTCGCTGGCCAACTCATCGCCGACGGCCGTAAGGAAGAGGCCAAAAAAGCCATCGAACGCTCGCTGACGACCATGCCGGACAAGAGCATTCCGTACGACCAGTTCTCCGCCAACTTCATCGGCCCGCTGTTCGATCTGGGCGAGACCAAAAAGGCCCTCGAAATTGCCGAAACAATGGCCACCCGCGCCGACGAGGTACTAACCTGGGCCAAAGACAACAGCACGACCCGTCGCCGCGACAGCAATGTTTATCTATACATCCTTCAAGTAATCGTCCAGGAATGCCGGGATGCGAAGCAGGAGGCCGCTGCAAAGAAATACGAGGCGATCTTCCAGAAGCATCTGGCTGCGTTTAATATGTATGGTGGGGGGCAGTAG
- a CDS encoding endonuclease/exonuclease/phosphatase family protein: protein MKSLLLSGALLCHGLANSGLLMAQPTPAMVTFATYNVSMEAENYFPRGTPGNSEKVLIKELASGSNQQIKNIAQIIKTVRPDVILLNEFDYVKNPAEGVGQFIKGYLKEDSDGVKGVDYPYYYYSTVNTGQPTPYDLDRNGKAEQFGADAWGFGNYPGQYGMVLLSRFPIDTETVRTFQHFKWKDMPNALKTTAEDGSDWYVPEAWAQFPLSSKSHWDIPVKIGSKTVHVLASHPTPPSFDGKEDRNGKRNHDEIRFWNDYITPGEGGYIYDDKGKKGGLAANTSFVILGDQNASPDEGNAIADGIRQLIANPAVNGSTAPTSKGGAEHSPANAFAKNHTAFWRMRADYVLPSRKGFQILDSGVFWPAKGEPMAELVEKRESSSDHRLVWVRLKVE, encoded by the coding sequence ATGAAATCACTGTTGCTTTCCGGCGCATTGCTTTGCCATGGGCTCGCCAATTCCGGGCTGCTGATGGCCCAGCCCACTCCTGCTATGGTCACATTCGCCACTTACAACGTGAGTATGGAGGCCGAAAACTACTTCCCGCGCGGCACTCCGGGCAATTCTGAAAAGGTATTGATCAAAGAACTTGCTTCCGGCTCGAACCAGCAGATCAAAAACATCGCACAGATCATTAAAACCGTCCGCCCGGACGTGATTTTGCTCAATGAGTTCGATTATGTCAAAAACCCTGCGGAAGGCGTGGGGCAGTTTATTAAGGGGTATTTAAAAGAAGATTCCGATGGTGTGAAAGGCGTCGATTACCCTTACTACTATTATTCGACCGTTAACACCGGCCAGCCGACCCCTTATGACCTCGACAGAAACGGTAAGGCTGAGCAATTCGGCGCAGATGCGTGGGGTTTCGGAAATTATCCGGGGCAATATGGAATGGTACTTTTGTCGAGATTTCCGATAGATACGGAAACAGTCCGTACATTCCAGCATTTTAAATGGAAGGACATGCCCAATGCATTAAAAACCACCGCGGAGGACGGCTCCGACTGGTACGTACCCGAAGCCTGGGCACAATTTCCACTGTCGTCCAAATCACATTGGGATATTCCGGTAAAAATCGGCAGCAAAACTGTCCACGTGCTCGCAAGCCACCCTACCCCTCCTTCGTTCGACGGCAAGGAAGACCGCAACGGCAAGCGTAACCATGACGAAATCCGCTTCTGGAACGACTACATCACCCCGGGCGAGGGCGGTTACATTTATGATGACAAGGGCAAAAAAGGCGGCCTCGCCGCAAATACGTCATTCGTGATACTGGGTGATCAAAACGCTTCTCCCGACGAAGGCAACGCCATCGCAGACGGCATCCGCCAGCTGATTGCTAACCCTGCCGTCAACGGCAGCACTGCTCCCACCAGCAAAGGCGGCGCCGAGCATTCACCAGCGAATGCATTTGCCAAAAACCACACCGCATTCTGGCGTATGCGTGCGGATTACGTACTACCCTCGCGCAAAGGCTTCCAAATCCTCGACAGCGGCGTTTTCTGGCCTGCAAAAGGTGAGCCGATGGCAGAGCTTGTGGAGAAACGTGAGTCGAGTTCGGACCATCGGTTGGTTTGGGTGAGGTTGAAGGTCGAGTAA